The Kribbella sp. NBC_00662 nucleotide sequence GCGGCGCCGGACGATCATGCGGTCGCTTTCCTTGCGGGTGCGGGTGCGGCCCTCAGGCTGACCCCACGGGGACACCGGGTGGCGACCACCCGAGGTCTTACCCTCACCACCACCGTGCGGGTGGTCGACCGGGTTCATCGCGACACCGCGGACGGTCGGGCGCTTGCCCTTCCAGCGCATCCGGCCCGCCTTGCCCCAGTTGATGTTCGACTGCTCGCCGTTGCCGACCTCACCGAGGGTGGCGCGGCAGCGCACGTCGACCATCCGGACCTCGCCGGACGGCATCCGCAGGGTGGCCATCCGGCCTTCCTTCGCGACCAGCTGGATGCTGGCACCGGCGGAGCGGCCCATCTTGGCGCCACCGCCCGGCCGCAGCTCGACCGCGTGGATGGTGGAACCGACCGGGATGTTGCGCAGCGGCAGGTTGTTGCCGATCTTGATGTCGGCGGCCGGGCCGTTCTCGACGACCGTGCCCTGCTGCAGGTTCGACGGGGCGAGGATGTAGCGCTTCTCGCCGTCCACGTAGTGCAGCAACGCGATCCGCGCGGTGCGGTTCGGGTCGTACTCGATGTGCGCGACCTTCGCCGGCACGCCGTCCTTGTCGTACCGCTTGAAGTCGATCAGCCGGTACGCCCGCTTGTGACCGCCACCGTGGTGCCGGGTGGTGATCTTGCCGGAGTTGTTCCGGCCGCCCTTCTTCGGGAGCGGACGCAGCAGCGACTTCTCGGGGGTCGAACGGGTGAGCTCGACGAAGTCGGCCACACTCGAGCCACGGCGGCCCGGCGTCGTCGGCTTGTACTTGCGGATCCCCATTACGACTGGCCTCCGAAGATGTCGATGCGGTCGTCACCCTTGAGGGTCACGATCGCCCGCTTGGTGTCGGGGCGCTTGCCGAACCCGGAGCGGGTACGACGGCGCTTGCCCTTGCGGTTGATGGTGTTCACGTCGCTGACCTTGACCTTGAAGACCTTCTCGACCGCGAGCTTGATCTCGGTCTTGTTGGCGGTCGGGTCGACCTCGAACGTGTACTTCTGCTCGTCCAGCAGGCCGTAGCTCTTCTCGCTCACGACCGGCCGGCGCAGCACGTCACGCGGGTCCTTGTTGACTCCGTGGCTCATGCTTCTACCTCCTCGGCCTCAGTCGACGTCGCGACGGCCTTGACGGACTTGCCCTTGGGCGCGCCGGCGACGAACGAGTCGAGCGCGCTCTTGGTGAACACGACCGCGTCGCTGCACAGCACGTCGTACGCGTTGAGCTGGTCGGCCGCGATCAGGTGCACGTGCTGCACGTTGCGCAGGCTCAGCCAGGTCAGCTCGTCGGCGCGGTCGACCACGACCAGCGCCTTACCCGGGTCGGTGACCTGGGAGAGCACGTTCAGCGCCGACCTGGTCGACGGCTTGTCGCCGTCCACGAAGCTCTCGACGACGAACACGCGGCCGTCACGGGCCCGGTCCGACAGCGAGCCGCGGAGCGCGGCGGCGATCATCTTCTTCGGGGTCCGCTGGCTGTAGTCGCGCGGCACCGGGCCGTGGACGACGCCACCACCGGTGAACTGCGGCGCGCGGGTCGAACCCTGGCGGGCGCGACCGGTGCCCTTCTGGCGGTACGGCTTGGCGCCACCGCCGGACACCTCGCCCCGGCTCTTCGCCTTGTGCGTACCCTGACGGGCCGCCGCCAGCTGGGCCACCACGACCTGGTGGATCAGCGGCACGTTGACCTGGACGTCGAACAGCTCGGCCGGAAGCTCGGCGGAACCCTTCTTGCTGACCTTGTCGCCCTTCACGGCGACGACGTCGACGGTGCTCACTTCGCAGCTCCCTTCGCGGCGTTGCGGATCAGCACCAGGCCGCCCTTGGGGCCGGGAACCGCACCCTTCAGCAGGATCAGGCCGCGGTCGGTGTCGATCGCGTGCACGGAGATGTTCTGCGTGGTGACCTGCTCGCCACCCATCCGGCCGGCCATCCGCAGACCCTTGAAAACCCGGCCCGGGGTGGCGCAGCCGCCGATGGAGCCCGGCGAACGGTGCTTCTTGTGCACACCGTGGGTGGCCCGCAGACCACCGAAGCCGTGCCGCTTCATCACACCGGCGAAACCCTTGCCCTTGCTGGTCGCGGAAACGTCGACCCGCTCACCGGCCTCGAAGGCCTCGGCCTTGATCTCCTGACCCAGCGTGTACTCGCTGGCGTCGGCGGTGCGCAGCTCCAGCAGGTGGCGCCGCGGCGTCACGCCGGCCTTGTCGAAGTGGCCGCGCAGGGGCTTGGTCACCTTGCGCGGGTCGATGTCGCCGAAGGCGATCTGGACGCCGTCGTAGCCGTCCCGGTCCGCGGTGCGGACACCGGTGACGACGCAGGGCCCGGCCTGGATCACGGTGACGGGGACGACTCGGTTGTTCTCGTCCCAGGTCTGGGTCATGCCGAGCTTGGTGCCCAGCAGACCGCGCGTGTTCTTCACAGTGCTCATTGGTCTTTCCGCGTCCTCAGAGCTTGATCTCGATGTCGACACCAGCCGGCAGGTCGAGACGCATCAGCGAGTCGACGGTCTTCGGCGTGGGGTCGATGATGTCGATGAGCCGCTTGTGGGTGCGCATCTCGAAGTGCTCGCGGCTGTCCTTGTACTTGTGCGGCGAGCGGATGACGCAGAACACGTTCTTTTCCGTCGGCAACGGCACCGGGCCAGCAACCTTCGCACCAGTACGCGTCACCGTGTCGACAATCTTGCGTGCCGAGCTGTCGATGACCTCGTGGTCGTAGGCCTTCAGCCGGATGCGGATCTTTTGTCCCGCCATCGCTTCGCTTCGTCCTTCTCTATCGTCTTTCGGTGCGTTGCTCCGACCCCCGCGGTCGGGTGTGTCGCGTACGCGGCACGCGCGTGACCCACCGCTTCTTCGACCTGGGATGGTGATCGGGGCTCGGTCTCGGACCGAACCTCGGCATGGTCTCCGGTCCAGCGCACCAGCCAGATCGGAAGATCTGGGGCGCACCCCGGCGGCCTCGCCTGAGCAACCT carries:
- the rplB gene encoding 50S ribosomal protein L2, with product MGIRKYKPTTPGRRGSSVADFVELTRSTPEKSLLRPLPKKGGRNNSGKITTRHHGGGHKRAYRLIDFKRYDKDGVPAKVAHIEYDPNRTARIALLHYVDGEKRYILAPSNLQQGTVVENGPAADIKIGNNLPLRNIPVGSTIHAVELRPGGGAKMGRSAGASIQLVAKEGRMATLRMPSGEVRMVDVRCRATLGEVGNGEQSNINWGKAGRMRWKGKRPTVRGVAMNPVDHPHGGGEGKTSGGRHPVSPWGQPEGRTRTRKESDRMIVRRRKAGKKR
- the rplC gene encoding 50S ribosomal protein L3; the encoded protein is MSTVKNTRGLLGTKLGMTQTWDENNRVVPVTVIQAGPCVVTGVRTADRDGYDGVQIAFGDIDPRKVTKPLRGHFDKAGVTPRRHLLELRTADASEYTLGQEIKAEAFEAGERVDVSATSKGKGFAGVMKRHGFGGLRATHGVHKKHRSPGSIGGCATPGRVFKGLRMAGRMGGEQVTTQNISVHAIDTDRGLILLKGAVPGPKGGLVLIRNAAKGAAK
- the rpsJ gene encoding 30S ribosomal protein S10 translates to MAGQKIRIRLKAYDHEVIDSSARKIVDTVTRTGAKVAGPVPLPTEKNVFCVIRSPHKYKDSREHFEMRTHKRLIDIIDPTPKTVDSLMRLDLPAGVDIEIKL
- the rplD gene encoding 50S ribosomal protein L4 — encoded protein: MSTVDVVAVKGDKVSKKGSAELPAELFDVQVNVPLIHQVVVAQLAAARQGTHKAKSRGEVSGGGAKPYRQKGTGRARQGSTRAPQFTGGGVVHGPVPRDYSQRTPKKMIAAALRGSLSDRARDGRVFVVESFVDGDKPSTRSALNVLSQVTDPGKALVVVDRADELTWLSLRNVQHVHLIAADQLNAYDVLCSDAVVFTKSALDSFVAGAPKGKSVKAVATSTEAEEVEA
- the rplW gene encoding 50S ribosomal protein L23, with amino-acid sequence MSHGVNKDPRDVLRRPVVSEKSYGLLDEQKYTFEVDPTANKTEIKLAVEKVFKVKVSDVNTINRKGKRRRTRSGFGKRPDTKRAIVTLKGDDRIDIFGGQS